A single region of the Bacteroides luhongzhouii genome encodes:
- a CDS encoding pyridoxamine 5'-phosphate oxidase family protein — MKTVIIEDKQRIESIILHCDACFVGITDLEGNPYVVPMNFGYENGTIYLHSGPEGSKLEMLEHNNNVCITFSLGHKLVYQHEKVACSYSMRSESAMCRGQVEFIEEIDDKRRALDIIMRHYTDNAFSYSDPAVRNVKVWKVAVRQMTGKVFGLRANEKP; from the coding sequence ATGAAGACTGTCATTATCGAAGACAAACAACGAATCGAGTCCATTATCCTGCATTGCGATGCCTGTTTTGTGGGCATTACAGATTTAGAAGGTAATCCCTATGTAGTTCCCATGAACTTCGGTTATGAAAATGGCACCATATATCTGCATTCAGGTCCCGAAGGCAGCAAGTTAGAGATGTTGGAACATAATAATAATGTATGTATCACTTTCAGCCTCGGACATAAACTTGTCTACCAACACGAAAAGGTAGCCTGCAGTTACAGTATGCGTTCCGAAAGCGCGATGTGTCGGGGGCAAGTGGAATTCATCGAAGAGATAGACGATAAACGCCGTGCACTGGATATCATCATGCGACATTATACAGACAACGCATTCAGCTATTCCGATCCTGCCGTACGTAACGTAAAAGTGTGGAAAGTAGCCGTCCGGCAGATGACAGGAAAAGTCTTCGGTCTGCGAGCCAACGAAAAGCCATAA
- the rnr gene encoding ribonuclease R: MAKKKEKKEKKAGKRMSKKELAALLIDFFHAKSSETLSMKYIFSELRLTTHPQKMLCVDILHDLLADDYISEIEKGKFRLNNHGTEMTGTFQRKSNGKNSFIPEGGGEPIFVAERNSAHAMNNDKVKIAFYAKRKNREAEGEVIEILERANDTFVGTLEVAKSYAFLVTENRTLANDIFIPKDKLKGGKTGDKAIVKVTEWPDKAKNPIGQVIDILGQAGDNTTEMHAILAEFGLPYVYPKAVETAADKIPAEISAEEIAKREDFRKVTTFTIDPKDAKDFDDALSIRKLKDGLWEVGVHIADVTHYVKEGGIIDKEAEKRATSVYLVDRTIPMLPERLCNFICSLRPNEEKLAFSVIFDITEKGEIKDSRIVHTVINSDRRFTYEEAQQIIETKEGDFKEEVLTLDTIAKALREKRFSAGAINFDRYEVKFEIDEKGKPISVYFKESKDANKLVEEFMLLANRTVAEFVGKVPKNKKPKVLPYRIHDLPDPEKLENLSQFIARFGYKVRTSGTKTDISKSINHLLDDIHGKKEENLIETVSIRAMQKARYSTHNIGHYGLAFEYYTHFTSPIRRFPDMMVHRLVTKYMDGGRSVSEAKYEDLCDHSSNMEQIAANAERASIKYKQVEFMSERLGQIYDGVISGVTEWGLYVELNENKCEGLVPVRDLDDDYYEFDEKNYCLRGRRKNKIYSLGDAITVRVARANLEKKQLDFELIEK; the protein is encoded by the coding sequence ATGGCAAAAAAGAAAGAAAAGAAAGAGAAAAAGGCCGGCAAAAGAATGAGTAAGAAAGAGCTGGCAGCATTATTAATAGACTTTTTCCATGCCAAATCCAGCGAGACCTTGAGTATGAAATATATATTTTCAGAACTGCGTCTCACCACCCATCCGCAGAAAATGCTATGCGTCGATATATTACATGACCTTTTAGCTGACGATTATATTTCCGAAATAGAAAAAGGAAAATTCCGTCTCAACAATCATGGAACGGAGATGACAGGCACTTTCCAACGGAAAAGCAATGGTAAGAATTCATTTATTCCTGAAGGAGGAGGCGAACCGATATTTGTGGCCGAACGCAATTCGGCACATGCCATGAACAATGACAAAGTAAAAATTGCTTTTTATGCCAAACGGAAGAACAGAGAAGCAGAAGGAGAAGTAATAGAAATACTGGAACGTGCAAACGATACTTTCGTCGGCACACTGGAAGTAGCCAAGTCATACGCATTCCTGGTGACAGAGAACCGTACACTTGCCAATGATATTTTCATTCCGAAAGATAAGCTGAAAGGCGGTAAAACCGGAGATAAAGCCATTGTGAAAGTAACCGAATGGCCGGACAAGGCTAAGAATCCTATCGGACAAGTAATAGATATATTAGGTCAGGCTGGTGACAATACCACAGAGATGCACGCTATTCTTGCGGAATTCGGTCTGCCGTATGTATATCCGAAAGCAGTAGAAACAGCAGCAGACAAGATTCCTGCCGAGATTTCAGCAGAAGAGATTGCCAAACGCGAAGATTTCCGTAAGGTAACAACTTTCACCATCGACCCGAAAGATGCCAAAGACTTTGACGACGCACTTTCCATCCGCAAACTGAAAGACGGATTATGGGAAGTGGGTGTACACATTGCCGACGTGACACATTACGTAAAAGAAGGAGGAATCATCGACAAGGAAGCAGAAAAACGGGCAACCTCCGTTTACCTGGTAGACCGTACCATTCCGATGCTTCCCGAACGGCTGTGTAACTTCATTTGTTCACTCCGCCCGAACGAAGAAAAACTAGCTTTCTCCGTTATCTTCGATATTACGGAAAAAGGAGAAATCAAAGACTCACGCATCGTACATACGGTTATCAACTCCGACCGTCGCTTCACCTATGAAGAGGCACAACAAATCATAGAAACAAAAGAAGGAGACTTCAAAGAAGAAGTGCTCACATTAGATACCATTGCCAAAGCACTGCGCGAAAAACGTTTCTCTGCAGGAGCCATCAACTTCGACCGCTACGAAGTGAAGTTCGAGATTGACGAAAAAGGAAAACCAATCAGCGTTTACTTCAAGGAGTCAAAAGATGCTAATAAACTGGTGGAAGAATTCATGTTGCTCGCTAACAGAACAGTGGCAGAGTTTGTAGGTAAAGTGCCCAAAAATAAAAAGCCCAAAGTGCTTCCCTACCGTATTCACGACCTGCCCGATCCGGAGAAGTTGGAAAACTTGTCACAGTTCATTGCCCGCTTCGGCTACAAAGTGCGCACAAGCGGAACGAAGACGGATATCTCCAAATCCATCAACCACTTATTGGATGACATTCATGGAAAGAAAGAAGAGAACCTGATTGAAACGGTATCTATCCGCGCCATGCAAAAAGCACGTTATTCAACTCATAACATCGGCCACTACGGACTGGCCTTCGAATATTACACTCACTTTACTTCTCCCATCCGCCGTTTCCCGGACATGATGGTACATCGTTTGGTGACGAAATATATGGACGGAGGGCGCAGCGTATCCGAAGCCAAGTACGAGGACCTCTGCGACCACAGCTCCAACATGGAACAAATCGCAGCCAATGCCGAGCGTGCTTCCATCAAATATAAACAGGTGGAATTTATGAGCGAACGTCTGGGACAGATTTACGACGGTGTAATCTCCGGCGTAACCGAGTGGGGACTTTATGTAGAACTGAACGAAAACAAATGTGAAGGTCTGGTTCCTGTGCGTGACTTGGATGATGACTATTACGAATTCGACGAGAAGAACTATTGTCTTCGCGGACGCCGCAAAAACAAAATATACAGTTTGGGAGACGCTATTACTGTTCGGGTAGCCCGTGCCAATTTGGAGAAGAAACAATTGGACTTCGAATTAATAGAAAAGTAA
- the bglX gene encoding beta-glucosidase BglX, which produces MRIGRFLLTAVITASAVTAMAAPQADKGKMDQFIDNLMGRMTLQEKIGQLNLPVSGEIVTGQAKSSDVAGKIRKGQVGGLFNVKGVENIREVQKIAVEQSRLKIPLLFGMDVIHGYETVFPIPLALSCSWDMEAIKESARIAAKESSADGICWTFSPMVDICRDPRWGRMAEGGGEDPYLGSEISVAMVKGYQGDDLTDKNTIMACVKHFALYGAPEAGRDYNTVDMSHLSMFNNYFPPYKAAIDAGVGSVMTSFNVVDGIPATGNKWLMTDVLRDRWGFDGFVVTDYTAISEMIAHGMGDLQQVSAMSLSAGTDMDMVADGFLTTLEKSLKEGKVTMAEIDKACRRILEAKYKLGLFDDPYKYCDASRVKKDIFTAENRAIARKIATETFVLLKNENNLLPLQRKGKIALVGPLANTKANMPGTWSVAAASDKYNSLYESMKQSLAGKAEVLYAKGSNLMYDAQREAEATMFGREMRDPRSAQELLDEALNVASQADVIVAAVGESSEMSGESSSRTNLEMPDAQRDLLTALKKTGKPIVLVYFAGRSTVMTWEQENFPAILNVWFGGSEAADAICDVVFGDVSPSGKLTTTFPKNVGQIPLYYNHLNTGRPLEAGKWFSKFRSNYLDIDNDPLYPFGYGLSYTTFRYGDLRLSNNSMNEKGKITASVTVTNTGSYDADEIIQMYIRDMVGSVARPVKELKGFERIHLKKGESRTVSFDITAEQLKFYNSALDWVCEPGEFEVMVGGNSRDVQTKKFSLQ; this is translated from the coding sequence ATGAGAATAGGTAGATTTTTGCTAACTGCAGTGATTACGGCGTCTGCTGTCACTGCTATGGCTGCCCCGCAAGCCGATAAGGGTAAAATGGATCAGTTTATTGACAACCTGATGGGGAGGATGACTCTGCAGGAGAAGATCGGTCAACTCAACCTTCCTGTGTCGGGTGAGATTGTTACCGGACAAGCTAAAAGCAGTGATGTGGCCGGTAAGATAAGGAAAGGTCAGGTCGGTGGTCTTTTCAATGTAAAAGGAGTGGAGAATATTCGGGAAGTCCAAAAGATTGCCGTAGAGCAGAGCCGTTTGAAAATTCCTTTGTTGTTTGGTATGGATGTCATTCACGGATATGAGACTGTTTTTCCTATTCCTTTGGCACTCTCTTGTAGTTGGGATATGGAGGCTATCAAAGAATCCGCCCGTATAGCGGCAAAAGAATCCAGTGCTGATGGCATTTGCTGGACTTTCAGCCCTATGGTTGATATCTGTCGTGATCCCCGTTGGGGACGTATGGCTGAAGGTGGAGGCGAAGATCCTTATTTAGGTTCGGAGATTTCAGTTGCTATGGTAAAAGGCTATCAAGGTGATGATTTGACGGATAAGAACACCATCATGGCTTGTGTGAAACACTTTGCCCTATATGGCGCACCCGAAGCCGGTCGTGACTATAACACAGTAGACATGAGTCACCTAAGTATGTTCAACAATTATTTCCCTCCTTATAAAGCGGCTATTGACGCTGGTGTGGGTAGTGTGATGACTTCTTTCAATGTGGTTGACGGTATTCCGGCTACCGGCAACAAATGGCTGATGACTGATGTCTTGCGTGACCGTTGGGGATTTGATGGTTTCGTTGTGACAGACTATACAGCTATTTCCGAGATGATTGCTCATGGAATGGGAGATCTTCAACAGGTATCTGCCATGTCACTTAGTGCCGGAACCGATATGGATATGGTTGCAGACGGTTTCCTTACTACTTTGGAGAAATCTCTAAAAGAAGGGAAAGTGACAATGGCTGAAATAGACAAAGCCTGCCGTCGTATTCTCGAAGCGAAATACAAGCTCGGATTATTTGATGATCCTTATAAATATTGTGATGCAAGTCGTGTAAAGAAAGATATCTTTACGGCAGAAAACCGTGCCATAGCCCGTAAAATAGCTACTGAGACATTTGTACTTTTGAAGAATGAAAATAACCTGCTTCCATTACAGCGTAAAGGTAAAATAGCTCTTGTCGGCCCGCTTGCCAATACAAAGGCTAATATGCCGGGTACATGGAGTGTGGCGGCAGCTTCTGACAAATACAATTCCCTGTATGAAAGCATGAAGCAATCATTGGCAGGCAAGGCGGAAGTTCTTTATGCAAAAGGTTCAAATCTGATGTATGATGCTCAAAGAGAGGCGGAAGCTACCATGTTCGGTCGTGAGATGCGTGATCCGCGTAGTGCGCAGGAATTGCTTGATGAGGCTTTGAATGTAGCTTCCCAAGCGGATGTGATTGTGGCAGCAGTTGGTGAATCGTCTGAAATGAGTGGTGAATCCAGCAGCCGTACTAATCTTGAAATGCCGGATGCGCAGCGTGATCTTCTGACAGCATTGAAAAAGACAGGCAAACCGATTGTACTGGTCTATTTTGCAGGTCGCAGCACTGTGATGACTTGGGAACAGGAAAATTTTCCGGCTATACTGAATGTATGGTTCGGAGGCAGTGAAGCAGCCGACGCGATTTGTGATGTAGTATTCGGAGATGTCTCTCCGAGTGGAAAACTGACTACGACCTTCCCGAAGAACGTAGGACAAATTCCTTTGTATTACAATCATTTGAATACAGGTCGTCCTTTAGAAGCAGGAAAGTGGTTCAGTAAATTCCGTAGTAACTATCTTGATATAGACAATGATCCTCTTTATCCATTTGGATATGGATTGTCATACACCACATTCCGTTACGGTGATCTCCGACTTAGCAATAACTCAATGAATGAAAAGGGTAAGATAACCGCTTCTGTCACCGTCACCAATACGGGCAGCTATGATGCTGACGAAATCATACAAATGTATATTCGTGATATGGTAGGGAGTGTAGCACGTCCGGTGAAAGAACTTAAAGGCTTCGAGCGTATCCATTTGAAGAAAGGGGAAAGCCGTACTGTCTCTTTCGATATCACAGCAGAACAACTGAAATTCTATAACAGTGCGCTGGATTGGGTATGTGAACCGGGAGAATTTGAAGTGATGGTTGGTGGAAATAGTCGCGACGTACAAACAAAGAAATTCAGTTTGCAATAA
- a CDS encoding glycoside hydrolase family 3 N-terminal domain-containing protein: MKKLLCLALLISAGSIYTGNISASNKPTGNKSGNNSKDIYKKTWIDFNKNGVKDVYEDPSAPIETRIADLLSQMTLEEKTCQMATLYGSGRVLKDTWPTAAWSEEIWKDGIGNIDEQANGLGKFGSEISYPYANSVKNRHSIQRWFVEQTRLGIPVDFTNEGIRGLCHDRATMFPAQCGQGATWNKKLIREIAKVTADEAKALGYTNIYSPILDIAQDPRWGRVVESYGEDPYLVGELGKQMILGLQSEGIVATPKHFAVYSIPVGGRDGGTRTDPHVAPREMKTLYLEPFRKGIQEAGALGVMSSYNDYDGEPVSGSYHFLTEILRQQWGFKGYVVSDSEAVEFLHTKHRITPTEEEMAAQVVNAGLNIRTNFTPPQDFILPLRRAINEGKVSLHTLDQRVGEILRVKFMMGLFDNPYPGDDRRPETVVHNDAHKAVSMKAALESIVLLKNENQMLPLSRNFSKIAVIGPNAEEVKELTCRYGPANAPIKTVYQGIKEYLPNSEVRYAKGCDIIDKYFPESELYNVPLDTQEQAMIREAVELAKASDVAILVLGGNEKTVREEFSRTNLDLCGRQQQLLEAVYATGKPVVLVMVDGRAATINWANKYVPAIIHAWFPGEFMGDAIAKVLFGDYNPGGRLAVTFPKSVGQIPFAFPFKPGSDSKGKVRVAGMLYPFGYGLSYTTFGYSDLKISKPVIGPQENITLSCTVKNTGKKAGDEVVQLYIRDDFSSVTTYDKVLRGFERIHLQPGEEQTVSFTLTPQDLGLWDKNNQFTVEPGSFSVMVGASSQDIRLKGSFEVQ; encoded by the coding sequence ATGAAGAAATTACTATGTCTCGCCCTGTTAATATCTGCCGGAAGTATCTACACCGGCAATATCTCGGCAAGCAACAAACCTACCGGTAACAAATCCGGCAACAACTCAAAGGACATATACAAAAAGACCTGGATCGACTTCAATAAGAACGGTGTAAAGGACGTATACGAAGATCCCTCCGCTCCTATCGAGACCCGTATCGCAGATTTGCTTTCGCAAATGACGCTGGAAGAGAAAACCTGTCAGATGGCTACTCTCTACGGTTCGGGACGGGTATTGAAAGATACATGGCCTACTGCCGCATGGTCAGAAGAAATCTGGAAGGACGGTATCGGAAACATTGATGAGCAGGCGAACGGACTGGGTAAGTTCGGTTCTGAGATCTCCTATCCGTATGCCAACAGCGTCAAGAACCGGCACAGCATTCAACGCTGGTTTGTGGAACAGACACGACTGGGGATTCCGGTGGACTTCACCAATGAAGGAATACGCGGATTGTGCCACGACCGGGCTACCATGTTTCCCGCCCAATGCGGTCAAGGTGCCACATGGAACAAGAAACTGATCCGGGAAATTGCGAAAGTCACTGCAGATGAGGCAAAAGCACTGGGATATACCAATATTTATTCTCCTATTCTGGATATTGCACAAGATCCTCGCTGGGGACGTGTGGTAGAAAGTTATGGAGAAGATCCTTATCTGGTGGGCGAATTAGGGAAACAGATGATACTCGGTCTGCAAAGTGAGGGTATCGTTGCTACTCCCAAGCATTTTGCCGTGTATAGCATCCCGGTCGGTGGACGTGACGGAGGTACGCGTACTGATCCGCACGTGGCTCCGCGTGAGATGAAGACTCTTTATCTGGAACCTTTCCGCAAAGGTATTCAGGAGGCGGGTGCTTTAGGAGTGATGAGTTCGTATAATGATTATGACGGAGAGCCTGTTTCGGGAAGTTATCATTTCCTCACGGAGATTCTGCGTCAGCAATGGGGATTCAAAGGATATGTAGTATCGGATAGTGAGGCGGTAGAGTTTCTGCACACCAAACATCGTATCACCCCGACTGAAGAAGAGATGGCGGCACAAGTGGTCAATGCAGGATTGAATATCCGTACCAACTTTACTCCGCCACAAGATTTCATTCTCCCGTTGCGTCGTGCTATCAACGAAGGTAAAGTCTCTTTGCATACGCTCGATCAACGTGTCGGTGAGATTCTGCGTGTTAAGTTTATGATGGGACTTTTTGATAATCCGTATCCCGGTGATGACCGTCGTCCGGAGACAGTGGTACACAATGACGCTCATAAAGCAGTATCTATGAAAGCCGCTTTAGAGTCTATCGTCCTTTTGAAAAATGAGAATCAAATGCTTCCGTTATCCAGAAACTTCAGCAAAATAGCAGTGATTGGTCCGAATGCGGAAGAAGTGAAGGAACTGACTTGCAGATATGGTCCTGCCAATGCGCCTATAAAGACTGTATATCAGGGAATCAAAGAATATCTGCCTAACTCGGAAGTTCGCTATGCGAAAGGCTGTGACATTATTGATAAATATTTCCCGGAAAGCGAACTGTACAATGTTCCATTAGATACACAAGAGCAGGCAATGATTCGTGAAGCGGTAGAACTAGCAAAGGCTTCGGATGTCGCTATCCTCGTATTAGGTGGAAATGAGAAGACGGTTCGGGAAGAGTTTTCACGCACCAATCTTGACCTCTGCGGACGTCAGCAACAATTATTGGAAGCGGTTTATGCAACAGGTAAACCTGTCGTTCTGGTGATGGTGGACGGAAGGGCAGCAACCATCAACTGGGCAAACAAATATGTTCCTGCCATCATTCATGCCTGGTTCCCCGGCGAATTTATGGGGGATGCCATTGCCAAGGTTCTTTTTGGAGACTATAACCCGGGAGGACGCTTGGCTGTCACTTTCCCGAAATCAGTTGGACAGATACCTTTCGCTTTCCCATTCAAACCGGGTTCGGATTCTAAAGGAAAAGTTCGTGTTGCCGGTATGCTTTATCCCTTCGGATATGGTTTAAGCTATACGACCTTCGGATATTCAGACTTGAAAATATCTAAACCGGTAATCGGTCCACAAGAAAATATCACACTTTCATGCACTGTGAAGAATACAGGAAAGAAAGCAGGAGACGAAGTAGTCCAGCTTTATATCCGCGATGATTTTAGCAGTGTTACCACCTACGATAAAGTATTGCGTGGTTTTGAACGTATTCATTTGCAACCGGGAGAAGAACAAACTGTCAGCTTTACACTTACTCCTCAAGACTTGGGGTTATGGGACAAGAATAATCAGTTTACGGTAGAGCCGGGAAGTTTCTCGGTGATGGTGGGAGCTTCTTCACAGGATATACGGTTGAAGGGAAGTTTCGAGGTTCAATAA
- a CDS encoding FISUMP domain-containing protein, whose protein sequence is MKKFGFFLFAVLGLIACGDDNNDPTPEQHVTCSISAPAEGATVNIAEKMTIKGEATIDFGEISNVTLKVGGKAISEVTAVPFSYDYTFEANQAEGALKIELTVKGDQGTMATSEVNITLTKPEPTPEPGEGEMVDSRDNHVYKTVEIGEQTWMAENLAYLPKVNKPTAAATCEGEPLYFVYDYDGEDVNAAKNTEIYKTYGVLYNWYAAMNKENEEGKDADAVPSGVQGICPTGWHLPSKAEWKILENFVAEQLDPVEGDVWEDDFGDKHSDPNCKNVWSALAGLEGWSPSGNSDMNPDLANGPRNTYGLTIIPSGQCYQTGSFGWSESGVDFWTTDMQTQGAGNITFSNNSYGITYSKYGITPKRGFPIRCIKD, encoded by the coding sequence ATGAAAAAATTTGGATTCTTTTTATTTGCAGTCTTAGGACTAATTGCTTGTGGCGATGACAACAATGACCCTACTCCCGAGCAACATGTAACATGCTCCATATCTGCACCTGCTGAAGGAGCTACGGTAAACATTGCAGAAAAAATGACAATCAAAGGAGAAGCTACGATTGACTTTGGTGAAATCTCAAACGTCACATTAAAAGTAGGAGGCAAAGCTATATCAGAAGTTACCGCAGTGCCTTTTAGCTATGACTATACGTTTGAAGCTAACCAAGCCGAAGGAGCATTGAAAATTGAATTAACCGTCAAAGGTGATCAGGGAACAATGGCTACAAGCGAAGTTAACATCACTCTGACAAAGCCGGAACCAACTCCTGAACCAGGCGAAGGAGAAATGGTTGATTCACGTGACAACCATGTATACAAAACCGTAGAAATCGGTGAGCAGACATGGATGGCTGAAAATCTGGCTTATTTACCTAAAGTGAATAAACCTACCGCTGCCGCTACTTGCGAAGGGGAACCTCTCTATTTCGTTTATGACTACGATGGTGAAGATGTAAATGCCGCAAAAAATACTGAAATATACAAGACATATGGAGTTCTATATAACTGGTATGCTGCAATGAATAAAGAAAATGAAGAAGGAAAGGATGCAGATGCTGTACCAAGTGGAGTGCAAGGAATCTGTCCAACCGGATGGCACCTACCTAGTAAAGCAGAGTGGAAAATATTAGAAAATTTTGTAGCTGAACAATTAGATCCTGTTGAAGGAGATGTATGGGAAGATGACTTTGGAGACAAACACTCTGATCCAAATTGCAAGAATGTTTGGTCGGCATTAGCCGGTCTTGAAGGATGGAGTCCTTCCGGAAACTCCGACATGAACCCAGACTTGGCAAATGGACCTCGTAATACTTACGGACTTACAATTATTCCTTCCGGACAATGCTATCAAACAGGAAGCTTTGGCTGGTCAGAAAGTGGTGTCGATTTCTGGACCACAGATATGCAAACCCAAGGGGCAGGAAATATTACTTTTAGTAATAATAGTTACGGAATAACTTATTCTAAATATGGAATAACCCCCAAACGTGGTTTTCCTATACGTTGTATAAAAGACTAA